A single region of the Anoplolepis gracilipes chromosome 1, ASM4749672v1, whole genome shotgun sequence genome encodes:
- the LOC140667172 gene encoding uncharacterized protein, with protein MKDATNVNHATKHPVQDGTGRNTYRCYSSSLSDSTLFSESFTMDQSSERTVQMERRCKIGSVSTNVGQNETTKRDKYRENRPDNRQVVRISMTSLSPGPSISDYRASNSADLGKRIGHSEWIRRKDEATQRKKEEEERAAKKRQEEEERMAREKEARARLEKENFLKWVERKRQQELERKAILENELELQRRLKEIEDKAAVAKTLYLRQWIQKKKEEQKTRHKEQEMRQRKMAEERERRLELSSKAYEKWRENSRNKPKPATQGLLPHQKAKPTYVNPIPWQSIVEIDSDETQENAFNDKKGNINQLKMSGRKTIAAHQ; from the exons ATGAAGGATGCAACAAACGTCAATCATGCAACTAAACATCCGGTACAGGACGGCACAGGACGGAACACCTACAGATGTTACTCGTCATCCTTATCGGATAGCACATTGTTTTCCGAATCGTTCACCATGGATCAATCATCCGAGAGAACCGTGCAAATGGAACGACGATGCAAGATCGGCAGCGTTTCAACAAACGTCGGTCAAAATGAAACGACAAAACGAGACAA ATATCGGGAAAATCGCCCGGACAATCGTCAAGTTGTGCGAATTTCCATGACGTCGCTCTCGCCCGGTCCAAGCATCAGCGATTATCGGGCATCGAACAGTGCCGATCTCGGCAAGAGGATCGGTCATTCGGAATGGATCCGTAGAAAGGACGAGGCCACGCAACGTaagaaagaggaggaggaacGCGCGGCGAAGAAGCGacaagaggaagaagagaggaTGGCACGAGAAAAGGAGGCGAGAGCGCGGCTGGAAAAGGAAAACTTTCTCAAGTGGGTAGAAAGGAAAAGGCAGCAGGAGCTCGAGAGGAAAGCTATCCTCGAGAACGAATTGGAATTGCAGAGACGTCTGAAGGAGATCGAGGATAAGGCAGCCGTCGCGAAGACCCTGTACCTTCGTCAGTGGATTCagaagaagaaggaggagCAAAAGA CCCGGCATAAGGAACAGGAGATGAGACAGAGGAAAATGGCCGAGGAACGCGAGAGGCGGCTGGAGCTGAGTTCGAAAGCTTACGAGAAATGGAGAGAAAACTCGAGGAATAAACCCAAACCCGCTACTCAAGGATTGCTTC CCCATCAGAAAGCGAAGCCAACGTATGTAAATCCAATTCCGTGGCAATCGATCGTGGAGATCGATTCCGACGAAACGCAGGAGAATGcatttaacgataaaaaagggaacataaatcaattaaagatGAGTGGCAGAAAAACGATTGCGGCACATCAGTGA